A genomic stretch from Oscarella lobularis chromosome 11, ooOscLobu1.1, whole genome shotgun sequence includes:
- the LOC136193408 gene encoding aldo-keto reductase family 1 member A1-like, with the protein MPTIARDVLFFATSLVVAVLLLSMSNTTTPRHRPKGESARRTVKLYTGIEIPLVGLGTWKSKPGEVKRAVEHAIDVGYRHIDCAYIYGNEREIGEAFKTKIGTTIERKDIFVTSKLWNTRHHPDDVRPSLQESLDRLQLDYIDLYLIHWPTGFERGEALFPRNEDGTVRYDTTHYMDTWREMEKLVDDGLVKHIGLSNFNARQTREVHEKSRIKPAVLQCESHPYLTQARLVDVCRELNVVFEAYSPLGSPDRPWAKPGEPALLLDPKLDAVAKKYGKSPAQVLIRYQIERDLVVLPKSVTPSRIEENFQVWDFELSDEDLATVESFDRNWRACLPKIKNAKGEEVPRDVAHPYYPFGDPF; encoded by the exons ATGCCAACAATTGCACGTGACGTACTCTTCTTTGCTACTTCCCTCGTCGTTGCAGTTCTTCTACTTTCCATGTCGAACACGACGACCCCGCGCCACCGTCCGAAAGGCGAATCAGCTCGCCGCACCGTCAAACTCTACACGGGAATCGAAATACCTCTCGTCGGTCTCGGCACGTGGAAGAGCAAGCCGGGCGAAGTGAAACGAGCCGTCGAGcacgcaatcgacgtcggctATCGTCACATCGACTGCGCCTACATCTAcggaaacgaaagagaaatcggCGAGGCGTTCAAGACGAAAATCGGCacgacgatcgaacgaaAAGACATTTTCGTTACGTCGAAGCTGTGGAACACGCGTCATCATCCGGACGACGTTCGCCCGTCGCTTCAGGAGTCGTTGGATCGACTCCAATTGGACTATATCGATCTGTATCTCATTCACTGGCCGACCGGCTTCGAACGCGGCGAAGCGCTCTTTCCTCGCAACGAAGACGGTACAGTGCGCTACGACACGACGCACTACATGGACACGTGGCGCGAAATGGagaagctcgtcgacgacggtctCGTCAAGCACATAGGCCTCTCGAATTTCAATGCTAGACAGACGAGAGAG GTTCATGAAAAGTCTCGCATTAAGCCGGCCGTTCTTCAGTGCGAGTCTCATCCGTATTTGACTCAGGCTCGGCTTGTTGACGTGTGCCGAGAATTGAATGTTGTGTTTGAGGCATATAGTCCACTTGGAAGTCCAGATAGGCCTTGGGCAAAGCCTGGCGAACCGGCGCTCTTGCTCGATCCCAagctcgacgccgtcgccaagAAGTACGGAAAGTCTCCCGCACAGGTGTTGATTCGCTATCAGATTGAACGCGATTTGGTCGTGCTGCCGAAGAGTGTGACGCCATCTAGAATAGAAGAGAATTTCCAG GTGTGGGATTTTGAGCTGTCTGATGAAGATTTGGCCACTGTGGAGTCATTCGATAGAAACTGGAGAGCGTGTCTTCCGAAAATTAAG AATGCCAAAGGGGAAGAAGTGCCAAGAGACGTGGCTCATCCTTATTACCCATTCGGTGATCCGTTCTAA
- the LOC136193392 gene encoding protein MMS22-like, whose protein sequence is MRIVFPTKQTASTHFSYEKVYLLPTLVNLPILIRSVTVRKCEATSSILENFLRTGGLHRLLSGVEPELSAPRGAAVLFGASFCSENTAQHADRLFSLLRQNINRLTGQTASDDEAQIIGECEEFLEFMKSRIFRSGLESSTTCLCYKDNVSTRDLLTRNLKILLRHAGRLSDTSLSSMKDPTTLKSTPVFRFKLLIRWTVVEVLSRQETEGYCDDSSSVNAEVISLVEDLLLCAKKLKNEEMFSCLDMKLLWVALLRLTQWRSERESSPSFWSLSSSLLTKLFLNAEMNENTIEFCWFALYQLSLLFSFDVYGRDRSVENATLDSNWVFVEELIKHSFVSSDVKMSENFSRKCLCHLYALCQLWSIGLDAITSIWGPLWEIYSKRLNERFTMLNQSTDSYRIASSLEELVTDVKDVCNLKQASTALRFTSFQWFLRIALCLLSTSNSSVQKQLKSRIYSRFHRRRMQDLTEIGLTNFLTMFLALSCMAEASDAGGKMTQLLELLSTEKNLNVGKQRRVFWGYFALMSLTSNDRDICNDVVKSSCALFDNWCNLFMSHGLLSTPLLMLCLSTPLLMFSLLFMSRMYRSYNGKAKEAKEIWFLIAEYLEQVKCLVSKSETPLRGCEHLLLGSGLSVLLSSSKENELLVTLSCLNAVTSCFRKRKNKYSATEKTSKEFAGSLWNHVLPCLKTKARHQHLSSTVKVALASLCAEMFFLSNSINFSLDQGLRRLADDFILAADLSYSFLIPLLERLLSDRVATKKLCELHNFQTQLISIWIRCFLTFVLDGSSKNVATKTMLQNSLEDISDQILKIEQVRDVAEKQFRERADDIYASFPAERCLHSFIMTLGDLHFTEMEASATNADNIKERLLSYLGDITKHLDAVLLSSAPLPEAIRMVCVFCGILVKYCSRMLYSSHDHRCLLPRLLDRVFPQRKKVISPALSTWQRRTVCLFLQGLSCLPPDHTGFVKRKYKELFQQFLLAHLQDRTASDLTSGFEELLTVKCPVGSSQQLRDSRRLSMEIITDRFLVLPKHPNELVLILNFLKSTFAATSSGGQIASDASLLLPVTLACLLACERWSSSSLPQRMQQLVIDVLTVMLKACRQNTAILSTSQLLTLFRTYLTSNLETSQALAFKPLYAVANVDKELCSLLLPDIERGISEIEHRRGTGSDRGLRAALEDFRRMVRLRSENY, encoded by the exons ATGCGTATCGTTTTCCCGACGAAGCAGACCGCCTCGACTCATTTCTCTTACGAAAAGGTCTATCTTCTCCCGACATTGGTCAATTTGCCTATTTTGATACGGAGCGTCACTGTGCGCAAGTGCGAAGCCACCTCTTCAATCCTGGAGAATTTCTTGCGTACTGGCGGTCTCCACAG GCTGCTATCTGGAGTCGAACCCGAGCTCTCCGCTCCTCGCGGTGCGGCAGTTCTCTTCGGCGCGAGTTTCTGTTCGGAAAACACTGCCCAGCATGCCGACAGACTCTTCTCGCTGCTCAGGCAGAACATAAACCGACTTACCGGCCAaacggcgagcgacgacgaagcgcaaATCATAGGAGAATGCGAAGAATTCTTGGAATTCATGAAATCGCGCATTTTCAG ATCCGGATTGGAaagctcgacgacgtgcctTTGCTATAAAGACAATGTGTCGACGAGAGATTTGCTGACGAGAAACCTAAAGATTCTTCTTCGGCACGCCGGTCGTTTATCGGACACGTCCTTATCTTCTATGAAGGATCCCACGACGTTAAAGTCGACTCCAGTGTTTCGATTTAAGTTGTTGATACGTTGGACTGTTGTGGAAGTGCTCTCAAGACAGGAAACGGAAG GCTATTGCGACGACAGTTCATCTGTAAATGCCGAAGTTATTTCTCTTGTAGAGGATCTGCTTCTGTGTGCAAAGAAGCTGAAG AACGAGGAAATGTTTTCCTGCTTAGATATGAAGCTACTGTGGGTAGCTCTACTTCGCTTGACTCAGTggcgaagcgaaagagaatCATCTCCT TCATTCTGGTCGCTTTCCTCGTCACTTCTAACGAAGTTGTTTCTCAACGCAGAGATGAATGAAA ACACAATAGAGTTCTGCTGGTTTGCCTTGTATCAgctttctctccttttctcctttgatgTATATGGAAGAGATAGGAGCGTTGAAAACGCGACTCTTGACAGCAACTGGGTCTTCGTTGAAGAACTAATTAAGCATTCTTTCGTCTCGTCTGAC GTTAAGATGTCAGAGAATTTCTCTCGGAAATGTTTGTGCCATCTGTATGCACTCTGCCAATTGTGGTCTATAGGATTAGACGCCATCACTTCCATTTGGGGACCTCTGTGGGAAATATACAGCAAACGACTG aatgaaagatttaCAATGCTCAATCAGTCGACTGATAGCTACAGAATAGCCAG ttCCTTGGAGGAACTTGTCACAGATGTGAAAGATGTATGCAATTTGAAACAAGCTAG CACGGCGCTACGTTTCACGTCTTTTCAATGGTTTCTTCGAATAGCCTTATGTTTGCTAAGCACGTCTAACTCGAGTGTACAGAAACAGCTCAAATCTCG GATATATTCAAGATTTCATAGGAGGAGAATGCAAGATTTGACAGAAATTGGGCTAACGAATTTTCTTACCATGTTTCTCGCTCTTTCATGCATGGCAGAAGCATCAGACGCA GGAGGAAAAATGACCCAGCTATTGGAGCTTCTTTCAACGGAGAAGAATTTGAATGTGGGCAAGCAGAGAAGAGTTTTTTGGG GTTATTTCGCTCTTATGTCTCTTACAAGTAACGATAGGGATATTTGCAACGATGTCGTCAAGTCGTCCTGCGCTCTCTTTGACAACTGGTGCAA CCTGTTTATGAGTCATGGGCTTCTCTCTACCCCTCTCCTCATGTT GTGTCTCTCTACCCCTCTCCTCATGTTTTCTCTCCTATTCATGAGTCGTATGTACAGATCGTATAATGGCAAAGCTAAAGAAGCAAAGGAAATTTGGTTTCTTATCGCCGAGTATCTCGAGCAAGTGAAATGTCTCGTAAGCAAAAGCGAAACGCCTCTACGAGGCTGCGAGCATCTTTTACTCG GGTCAGGATTGTCGGTTCTGTTATCAAGcagcaaagagaacgaaCTTCTTGTGACCTTGAGTTGCTTGAATGCTGTAACGAGCTGCtttcgaaagagaaagaacaa GTACTCGGCTACtgagaagacgtcgaaag AATTTGCAGGTTCTTTGTGGAATCACGTGTTGCCTTGTCTCAAAACCAAGGCAAGGCATCAGCACCTTTCTTCTACAGTCAAAGTAGCCTTGGCTTCTCTTTGCGCCGAGATGTTCTTTCTATCAAATTCTAT AAATTTCTCCTTGGATCAAGGTTTGAGGAGACTAGCAGATGATTTCATTCTGGCGGCCGATTTATCTTACAG CTTTTTAATTCCTCTTCTTGAACGATTGCTGTCCGACCGCGTTGCTACGAAGAAGCTCTGTGAACTTCACAATTTCCAGACTCAGCTCATATCTATTTGGATTCGATGTTTTCTCACTTTTGTCCTTGATGGATCTTCGAAAAATGTGGCCACTAAGACGATGCTTCAAAACTCCCTAGAAGACATCTCAGATCAGATACTGAAAATAGAACAAGTTAGAGATGTTGCCGAAAAACAG TTTCGGGAAAGAGCAGATGACATCTACGCGTCGTTTCCTGCCGAGCGGTGTTTGCACAGTTTTATAATGACCCTGGGCGATCTTCATTTCACGGAG ATGGAAGCATCGGCTACTAACGCGGATAATATAAAAGAGAGATTATTGTCTTATCTTGGAGACATAACAAAGCACTTGGACGCCGTTCTGTTGAGCAGCGCTCCGTTACCAGAGGCAATTCGAATGGTGTGCGTATTTTGTGGCATCCTGGTCAAATACTGCAGTAGAATGCTGTATTCTTCG CATGACCACCGGTGCTTGCTACCTCGATTGCTCGACAGAGTTTTCCCCCAACGAAAGAAAGTGATTTCGCCTGCATTGTCAACTTGGCAACGACGTACTGTGTGCTTG TTTTTGCAAGGACTGAGCTGTCTTCCACCGGATCATACCGGCTTTGTGAAGAGAAAGTACAAAGAATTGTTTCAACAATTTTTGCTCGCGCACCTTCAG GATCGCACAGCATCTGACTTAACTAGCGGATTTGAG GAGTTGCTGACCGTCAAATGCCCTGTGGGGTCAAGCCAGCAGTTGAG AGATTCCCGACGGTTGTCCATGGAAATAATCAcggatcgttttctcgttctccCGAAACATCCCAATGAACTTGTCCTC ATTCTAAATTTCTTAAAGAGTACCTTTGCTGCCACTAGTTCGGGTGGGCAAATAGCCAg CGATGCATCGCTCTTGCTACCCGTCACATTAGCCTGCCTCTTAGCATGTGAAAGGTGGTCTTCCAGCAGTCTGCCGCAGCGGATGCAACAACTCG TTATTGACGTGCTGACGGTAATGTTGAAAGCGTGTCGACAGAATACAGCCATACTTTCAAC ATCGCAACTGCTTACACTTTTTCGAACGTACCTCACATCAAACTTGGAGACGTCACAA GCACTGGCTTTCAAACCGCTCTATGCGGTTGCCAACGTGGACAAGGAGCTGTGCTCTCTTCTACTTCCAGATATTGAGCGAGGCATCAGTGAGATAGAGCACCGTCGAGGAACAGGAAGTGACAGAGGCTTGAG AGCGGCGTTGGAAGATTTTCGCCGAATGGTAAGACTTCGCAGcgaaaattattaa
- the LOC136193398 gene encoding heterogeneous nuclear ribonucleoprotein Q-like, producing MANYYAQYGTSEAEPTYDDDESPKVYGTFYSAASTDWSSDQLPGDGFYSETQQVKKPSEETSSSRQDAMQQLQAPPPLQQQQTFIGSTIHRRMAQRGISDTVFGRLLPLLQQRLVGENDLDDRALDRLATISPETAVAVLDEFAAGDVAAVDASSRLCKIIQSYGAGASVLPPPAAAAAGAVKVEEAQGGGGSGEDAIAGGGIAAQFVAPDPDRVKTLTDRTGYAMTVTPGQRKYGGPPPNWEADRPPGDGCEIFVGKIPPDVFEDELVPVLEQCGRLYEVRIIIDASTGENRGYAFVVYCSKKDAESAIRQCNGFEIRPGRRLGVRASVANRRIFVGSIPKQKNQDEILQEFKGRLRGLVEVFAYMDPANRNRNRGYVFVEFESHQAASNARRLLRNGQVMAWGSVVSSDWAEPMDEPTEEVMATVRNVYVKNLNMNTTEERLKEIFSQFGEVYRVRKIKDFAFIYYEKREQALKAIEEMNGREVDDVIIEVTLAKPQSERAKEKKREQRKSQSGPRESFFDYSDHPLPPPPHYYDGPPPPPPPDEYYDSFYPPQPPFRGGPPPMAMRGGRRGGTGRGGTGRGMGPRGGHPNRHMDGKRSGFGGPTPPPVRGFPFNRGGGGGMRGRGADRARGGFGGGRSASGSGRGGFGGGRGGPGGGRGGFGGGRGGFGGGRGDFAGGRGFGRGGRGGSGFGGGRGGRGGRGGQSRGRTRPHFDSSHGNEAKRFKPSPPANYGPVMMGRARGQGSQGGQGWGGAGQPSGYSGFPPPPPPQQQQQSGWYNLPQ from the exons ATGGCGAACTATTACGCTCAATACGGCACGAGCGAAGCCGAGCCGACgtacgatgacgacgaatcgccAAAAG TCTACGGCACGTTTTACTCCGCCGCTTCGACGGATTGGTCGAGCGATCAACTCCCCGGCGACGGTTTCTACAGCGAAACGCAGCAGGTGAAGAAACCGAGCGAGGAGACGTCCTCGTCGCGCCAGGACGCGATGCAGCAGCTCcaggcgccgccgccgttacAACAACAGCAGACCTTCATTGGATCGACGATCCATCGCCGAATGGCGCAGCGCGGCATCTCCGACACGGTTTTCGGTCGACTTTTGCCGCTCCTGCAGCAGcgactcgtcggcgaaaacgatttgGACGATCGCGCGCTCGACCGtctcgcgacgatttcgcccgAAACGGCCGTTGCTGTTCTAGACGAgttcgccgccggcgacgtcgccgctgtcGACGCGAGTTCGCGTCTATGCAAAATTATTCAGTCGTACGGCGCGGGGGCCTCCGttctgccgccgccggctgCGGCCGCGGCAGGGGCCGTGAAAGTCGAAGAGGCCCAAGGGGGCGGCGGGAGCGGGGAGGACGCTATCGCCGGCGGTGGAATTGCTGCTCAATTCGTTGCACCGGATCCTGATCGAGTGAAGACGCTGACGGATAGAACGGGCTATGCGATGACAGTGACGCCGGGTCAACGCAAGTACGGTGGACCGCCGCCGAATTGGGAAGCGGACAGACCGCCGGGAGATGGATGCGAG ATCTTTGTTGGTAAGATTCCTCCTGATGTGTTTGAAGACGAATTGGTTCCGGTTTTGGAGCAGTGTGGTCGTCTGTACGAAGTGCGCATCATTATTGATGCGTCGACGGGAGAGAATCGCGGCTATGCCTTTGTTGTCTATTGCTCAAAGAAGGATGCCGAATCAGCAATCAGACAGTGCAATGGATTCGAAATTAGGCCGGGGCGACGGCTGGGCGTGCGCGCGTCCGTCGCCAATCGTCGCATATTTGTCGGATCGATTCCAAAGCAGAAGAATCAGGACGAAATATTGCAGGAATTTAAGGGCAGGTTACGCGGTCTTGTCGAAGTGTTTGCCTACATGGATCCGGcgaatcgaaatcgaaatcgcGGCTACGTCTTTGTTGAATTTGAGAGTCACCAGGCGGCCTCAAATGCGAGACGCTTGCTCAGAAATGGTCAAGTGATGGCATGGGGCAGCGTTGTTAGTAGTGACTGGGCTGAACCAATGGACGAACCAACAGAGGAGGTCATGGCCACT GTTCGCAACGTCTACGTAAAGAATTTGAATATGAATACGACGGAAGAGAGGCtaaaggaaattttttccCAGTTTGGCGAAGTCTATCGCGTTCGAAAGATCAAGGACTTTGCTTTCATATACTATGAAAAACGCGAGCAGGCGCTGAAGGCGATTGAAGAGATGAACGGAAGGGAGGTCGATGACGTTATCATTGAAGTCACGTTGGCAAAACCTCAGAGCGAACgagcgaaggagaagaaacgcgaaCAGCGAAAGAGTCAATCAGGACCCCGCGAGTCGTTTTTTGACTACAGCGACCATCCGCTGCCACCGCCACCGCACTACTACGATgggccgccaccgccgccgccgcctgacgAGTATTACGATAGTTTTTATCCTCCGCAGCCTCCGTTTCGCGGCGGCCCGCCTCCTATGGCTATGAGAGGAGGAAGGCGCGGTGGCACGGGGCGCGGTGGCACGGGACGTGGTATGGGACCTCGAGGCGGTCATCCCAATAGGCATATGGACGGTAAAAGGTCTGGTTTTGGGGGTCCAACGCCGCCTCCTGTGCGTGGCTTTCCTTTTAaccgcggcggcggcggtggcatGAGAGGCAGAGGCGCTGACCGAGCAAGAGGTGGATTTGGAGGCGGAAGAAGTGCATCTGGGAGTGGGAGAGGTGGCTTTGGAGGCGGAAGAGGTGGCCCTGGGGGTGGAAGAGGTGGTTTTGGGGGTGGAAGAGGCGGCTTTGGGGGTGGAAGAGGCGACTTTGCCGGTGGAAGAGGCTTTGGAAGGGGCGGAAGAGGCGGTAGTGGCTTTGGTGGTGGACGCGGTGGACGCGGTGGACGCGGTGGTCAGAGCCGAGGTAGGACAAGACCGCATTTTGACTCTTCGCATGGAAACGAGGCGAAGAGGTTTAAACCATCGCCGCCTGCAAACTACGGGCCTGTAATGATGGGCAGGGCGAGAGGACAAGGCTCTCAAGGAGGTCAAGGATGGGGCGGAGCGGGACAACCAAGCGGCTACAGCGgttttccgccgccgccacctccccagcaacaacaacagtcTGGTTGGTATAATCTTCCTCAAtag
- the LOC136193415 gene encoding uncharacterized protein — protein MSGEDRPFHEWFTGKKEYEFGDLTRAFVRKADKALEWLSKKASEFVNAVESADTQRRIASETESGGNRVRERSQASGGHTPVSAATGPSSSASSSSDSDGRVDVELVWDSLMNRAYYFGQHYKSRGLLTKEEFDECEPFLFVGLPALTLFEAALRSVGHKGLVLAAGIEVDEKSYPPEHSKIYECLALLRDELEILKLTDLELEVTRQILLFSSAPDKEVQRKDEVSESRLVLINRLVAKANSVSSSLTQMPFFKEHFKGIMYRLANFSPH, from the exons ATGTCGGGAGAAGATAGACCTTTTC ACGAATGGTTCACCGGAAAAAAGGAGTACGAGTTCGGCGATTTGACTCGGGCTTTCGTGAGAAAAGCGGACAAGGCGCTTGAATGGCTTTCGAAAAAGGCGTCCGAATTCGTCAACGCCGTGGAAAGCGCGGATACCCAAAGGAGGATCGCCAGTGAAACCGAAAGCGGTGGCAATCGTGTTCGCGAGCGTTCGCAGGCAAGCGGCGGTCATACACCTGTGTCCGCTGCTACTGGACCCAGTTCATCAGCGTCTAGTTCCTCTGACAGTGACGGCCGTGTTGATGTAGAATTG GTATGGGATTCTCTCATGAACAGAGCGTATTACTTCGGCCAGCATTACAAGTCGCGCGGACTTCTGACGAAAGAAGAGTTCGACGAGTGCGAG ccctttctcttcgttgGTTTGCCTGCATTGACGTTGTTTGAAGCCGCTCTGCGATCTGTTGGACATAAGGGATTGGTTCTGGCTGCTGG GATAGAAGTAGATGAGAAATCTTACCCGCCGGAACACAGTAAAATTTATGAATGCCTTGCCTTACTTCGCGACGAGCTGGAAATCTTGAAGTTGACGGATTTGGAATTGGAAGTCACAAGACAGATTCTCCTGTTCAGTTCGGCTCCTGATAAAGAG gttcaaagaaaagacgaagtTTCTGAGTCAAGACtggttttaattaatagactGGTGGCAAAGGCAAACAGCGTTTCCTCCAGCCTCACCCAAATGCCGTTTTTCAAAGAGCATTTCAAAGGGATTATGTACAGATTAGCTAATTTCTCAccacattaa